Proteins found in one Zea mays cultivar B73 chromosome 1, Zm-B73-REFERENCE-NAM-5.0, whole genome shotgun sequence genomic segment:
- the LOC100382452 gene encoding beta-galactosidase 5 isoform X1: protein MGRWWPAALLGCAVAVVAVLAAAVVECAVTYDKKAVLIDGQRRILFSGSIHYPRSTPDMWEGLIQKAKDGGLDVIQTYVFWNGHEPTPGNYYFEERYDLVRFVKTVQKAGLFVHLRIGPYICGEWNFGGFPVWLKYVPGISFRTDNEPFKTAMQGFTEKIVGMMKSENLFASQGGPIILSQIENEYGPEGKEFGAAGQAYINWAAKMAVGLDTGVPWVMCKEEDAPDPVINACNGFYCDAFSPNKPYKPTMWTEAWSGWFTEFGGTIRQRPVEDLAFAVARFVQKGGSFINYYMYHGGTNFGRTAGGPFITTSYDYDAPIDEYGLIREPKHSHLKELHRAVKLCEQALVSVDPTITTLGTMQEAHVFRSPSGCAAFLANYNSNSHAKVVFNNEQYSLPPWSISILPDCKNVVFNSATVGVQTSQMQMWGDGATSMMWERYDEEVDSLAAAPLLTTTGLLEQLNVTRDSSDYLWYITSVDISPSENFLQGGGKPPSLSVQSAGHALHVFVNGQLQGSSYGTREDRRIKYNGNVNLRAGTNKIALLSVACGLPNVGVHYETWNTGVGGPVVLHGLNEGSRDLTWQTWSYQVGLKGEQMNLNSVEGSGSVEWMQGSLIAQKQQPLAWYKAYFETPSGDEPLALDMGSMGKGQVWINGQSIGRYWTAYADGDCKGCSYTGTFRAPKCQAGCGQPTQRWYHVPRSWLQPSRNLLVVLEELGGGDSSKIALAKRSVSSVCADVSEDHPNIKKWQIESYGEREHRRAKVHLRCAHGQSISAIRFASFGTPVGTCGNFQQGGCHSASSHAVLEKRCIGLQRCVVAISPDNFGGDPCPSVTKRVAVEAVCSPAA, encoded by the exons ATGGGGAGGTGGTGGCCGGCCGCCCTGCTGGGCTGCGCAGTGGCGGTGGTGGCCGTTCTGGCGGCCGCCGTGGTGGAATGCGCGGTCACGTACGACAAGAAGGCGGTGCTCATTGATGGGCAGAGGCGGATTCTCTTCTCCGGATCCATACACTACCCCAGGAGCACCCCTGAT ATGTGGGAAGGACTGATTCAGAAGGCTAAAGATGGAGGCTTGGATGTGATTCAGACCTATGTCTTTTGGAACGGACATGAGCCTACGCCTGGAAAT TACTATTTCGAAGAGAGGTACGATTTGGTCAGGTTCGTAAAGACGGTCCAGAAGGCCGGCCTGTTTGTACATCTCCGCATCGGCCCCTACATCTGCGGCGAGTGGAACTTCGG TGGCTTCCCAGTTTGGTTGAAGTATGTACCAGGCATCAGCTTCAGGACAGACAACGAACCTTtcaag ACGGCAATGCAGGGTTTCACTGAGAAAATTGTTGGAATGATGAAGAGCGAAAACCTCTTTGCATCCCAAGGTGGCCCAATTATCCTCTCTCAG ATTGAGAATGAGTATGGGCCAGAAGGCAAGGAGTTTGGTGCCGCAGGTCAGGCATATATCAACTGGGCAGCAAAGATGGCAGTGGGACTGGACACTGGTGTGCCGTGGGTGATGTGCAAGGAGGAGGATGCACCTGATCCAGTG ATCAATGCGTGTAATGGTTTCTACTGTGATGCATTTTCTCCTAACAAACCTTACAAGCCCACAATGTGGACTGAAGCTTGGAGTGGCTG GTTCACAGAATTTGGTGGGACCATCCGCCAACGACCGGTTGAAGATCTCGCATTTGCTGTTGCTCGATTTGTACAAAAGGGTGGCTCTTTTATCAATTACTACATG TATCATGGAGGAACAAATTTTGGACGCACTGCTGGGGGTCCCTTCATCACAACAAGCTATGATTATGATGCTCCAATTGATGAATATG GACTTATTAGAGAACCAAAGCACAGTCATCTTAAAGAACTCCACAGAGCTGTTAAGTTATGTGAACAGGCTTTGGTTTCTGTTGACCCCACAATTACTACCCTTGGAACTATGCAAGAG GCCCATGTCTTCCGATCTCCATCTGGTTGTGCAGCTTTCCTTGCAAACTACAATTCTAACTCCCATGCAAAAGTTGTGTTCAACAATGAGCAATACAGCCTCCCACCTTGGTCAATTAGCATCCTTCCTGATTGCAAGAATGTAGTTTTTAACAGTGCCACA GTTGGTGTTCAGACATCTCAGATGCAAATGTGGGGAGATGGTGCCACATCGATGATGTGGGAGAGGTACGATGAGGAGGTTGATTCTCTGGCAGCTGCTCCATTGCTCACCACAACTGGTTTGCTTGAGCAGCTTAACGTCACCAGAGACAGCAGTGATTATCTGTGGTACATTACCAG TGTTGACATAAGCCCATCTGAAAACTTTCTACAAGGTGGTGGCAAGCCTCCGTCTCTGAGTGTTCAGTCTGCTGGTCACGCCTTGCATGTCTTTGTCAACGGACAACTTCAAG GTTCTTCGTATGGTACCAGGGAGGATCGAAGAATTAAATATAATGGCAATGTTAACCTTCGAGCTGGTACTAACAAAATCGCACTACTGAGTGTTGCTTGCGGATTGCCG AATGTTGGAGTGCATTATGAGACGTGGAACACCGGCGTCGGTGGTCCTGTCGTGCTTCATGGATTGAATGAAGGTTCGCGAGACCTTACTTGGCAGACCTGGTCCTATCAG GTTGGCCTGAAAGGCGAGCAGATGAATCTGAACTCCGTAGAAGGCTCAGGCTCAGTTGAATGGATGCAAGGGTCACTGATAGCTCAGAAGCAACAGCCGTTGGCCTGGtataag GCTTACTTCGAGACTCCCAGCGGGGACGAGCCATTGGCTTTGGATATGGGCAGCATGGGCAAGGGACAGGTCTGGATAAACGGACAAAGCATTGGACGCTACTGGACAGCGTATGCAGACGGGGACTGCAAAGGGTGCAGCTACACCGGGACCTTCCGGGCACCCAAGTGCCAAGCAGGCTGCGGCCAGCCCACCCAGCGTTG GTACCATGTGCCAAGGTCCTGGCTGCAGCCCAGCAGAAACCTACTGGTAGTCTTGGAGGAACTGGGTGGTGGGGACTCGTCGAAGATCGCCCTAGCCAAGAGGTCGGTCTCGAGCGTCTGTGCCGACGTGTCCGAGGACCATCCGAACATCAAGAAGTGGCAGATCGAGAGCTACGGCGAGCGCGAGCACCGCAGGGCCAAGGTGCACCTGAGGTGCGCGCACGGGCAGTCCATCTCCGCGATCAGATTCGCGAGCTTCGGGACGCCTGTGGGCACCTGCGG
- the LOC100382452 gene encoding Beta-galactosidase 5, with the protein MAVVSCVLDAMLSKANCFPTLAVPLYSTMWEGLIQKAKDGGLDVIQTYVFWNGHEPTPGNYYFEERYDLVRFVKTVQKAGLFVHLRIGPYICGEWNFGGFPVWLKYVPGISFRTDNEPFKTAMQGFTEKIVGMMKSENLFASQGGPIILSQIENEYGPEGKEFGAAGQAYINWAAKMAVGLDTGVPWVMCKEEDAPDPVINACNGFYCDAFSPNKPYKPTMWTEAWSGWFTEFGGTIRQRPVEDLAFAVARFVQKGGSFINYYMYHGGTNFGRTAGGPFITTSYDYDAPIDEYGLIREPKHSHLKELHRAVKLCEQALVSVDPTITTLGTMQEAHVFRSPSGCAAFLANYNSNSHAKVVFNNEQYSLPPWSISILPDCKNVVFNSATVGVQTSQMQMWGDGATSMMWERYDEEVDSLAAAPLLTTTGLLEQLNVTRDSSDYLWYITSVDISPSENFLQGGGKPPSLSVQSAGHALHVFVNGQLQGSSYGTREDRRIKYNGNVNLRAGTNKIALLSVACGLPNVGVHYETWNTGVGGPVVLHGLNEGSRDLTWQTWSYQVGLKGEQMNLNSVEGSGSVEWMQGSLIAQKQQPLAWYKAYFETPSGDEPLALDMGSMGKGQVWINGQSIGRYWTAYADGDCKGCSYTGTFRAPKCQAGCGQPTQRWYHVPRSWLQPSRNLLVVLEELGGGDSSKIALAKRSVSSVCADVSEDHPNIKKWQIESYGEREHRRAKVHLRCAHGQSISAIRFASFGTPVGTCGNFQQGGCHSASSHAVLEKRCIGLQRCVVAISPDNFGGDPCPSVTKRVAVEAVCSPAA; encoded by the exons ATGGCTGTGGTCAGCTGTGTTCTTGATGCAATGCTATCAAAAGCAAATTGCTTTCCTACTTTAGCCGTCCCTCTTTATTCCACG ATGTGGGAAGGACTGATTCAGAAGGCTAAAGATGGAGGCTTGGATGTGATTCAGACCTATGTCTTTTGGAACGGACATGAGCCTACGCCTGGAAAT TACTATTTCGAAGAGAGGTACGATTTGGTCAGGTTCGTAAAGACGGTCCAGAAGGCCGGCCTGTTTGTACATCTCCGCATCGGCCCCTACATCTGCGGCGAGTGGAACTTCGG TGGCTTCCCAGTTTGGTTGAAGTATGTACCAGGCATCAGCTTCAGGACAGACAACGAACCTTtcaag ACGGCAATGCAGGGTTTCACTGAGAAAATTGTTGGAATGATGAAGAGCGAAAACCTCTTTGCATCCCAAGGTGGCCCAATTATCCTCTCTCAG ATTGAGAATGAGTATGGGCCAGAAGGCAAGGAGTTTGGTGCCGCAGGTCAGGCATATATCAACTGGGCAGCAAAGATGGCAGTGGGACTGGACACTGGTGTGCCGTGGGTGATGTGCAAGGAGGAGGATGCACCTGATCCAGTG ATCAATGCGTGTAATGGTTTCTACTGTGATGCATTTTCTCCTAACAAACCTTACAAGCCCACAATGTGGACTGAAGCTTGGAGTGGCTG GTTCACAGAATTTGGTGGGACCATCCGCCAACGACCGGTTGAAGATCTCGCATTTGCTGTTGCTCGATTTGTACAAAAGGGTGGCTCTTTTATCAATTACTACATG TATCATGGAGGAACAAATTTTGGACGCACTGCTGGGGGTCCCTTCATCACAACAAGCTATGATTATGATGCTCCAATTGATGAATATG GACTTATTAGAGAACCAAAGCACAGTCATCTTAAAGAACTCCACAGAGCTGTTAAGTTATGTGAACAGGCTTTGGTTTCTGTTGACCCCACAATTACTACCCTTGGAACTATGCAAGAG GCCCATGTCTTCCGATCTCCATCTGGTTGTGCAGCTTTCCTTGCAAACTACAATTCTAACTCCCATGCAAAAGTTGTGTTCAACAATGAGCAATACAGCCTCCCACCTTGGTCAATTAGCATCCTTCCTGATTGCAAGAATGTAGTTTTTAACAGTGCCACA GTTGGTGTTCAGACATCTCAGATGCAAATGTGGGGAGATGGTGCCACATCGATGATGTGGGAGAGGTACGATGAGGAGGTTGATTCTCTGGCAGCTGCTCCATTGCTCACCACAACTGGTTTGCTTGAGCAGCTTAACGTCACCAGAGACAGCAGTGATTATCTGTGGTACATTACCAG TGTTGACATAAGCCCATCTGAAAACTTTCTACAAGGTGGTGGCAAGCCTCCGTCTCTGAGTGTTCAGTCTGCTGGTCACGCCTTGCATGTCTTTGTCAACGGACAACTTCAAG GTTCTTCGTATGGTACCAGGGAGGATCGAAGAATTAAATATAATGGCAATGTTAACCTTCGAGCTGGTACTAACAAAATCGCACTACTGAGTGTTGCTTGCGGATTGCCG AATGTTGGAGTGCATTATGAGACGTGGAACACCGGCGTCGGTGGTCCTGTCGTGCTTCATGGATTGAATGAAGGTTCGCGAGACCTTACTTGGCAGACCTGGTCCTATCAG GTTGGCCTGAAAGGCGAGCAGATGAATCTGAACTCCGTAGAAGGCTCAGGCTCAGTTGAATGGATGCAAGGGTCACTGATAGCTCAGAAGCAACAGCCGTTGGCCTGGtataag GCTTACTTCGAGACTCCCAGCGGGGACGAGCCATTGGCTTTGGATATGGGCAGCATGGGCAAGGGACAGGTCTGGATAAACGGACAAAGCATTGGACGCTACTGGACAGCGTATGCAGACGGGGACTGCAAAGGGTGCAGCTACACCGGGACCTTCCGGGCACCCAAGTGCCAAGCAGGCTGCGGCCAGCCCACCCAGCGTTG GTACCATGTGCCAAGGTCCTGGCTGCAGCCCAGCAGAAACCTACTGGTAGTCTTGGAGGAACTGGGTGGTGGGGACTCGTCGAAGATCGCCCTAGCCAAGAGGTCGGTCTCGAGCGTCTGTGCCGACGTGTCCGAGGACCATCCGAACATCAAGAAGTGGCAGATCGAGAGCTACGGCGAGCGCGAGCACCGCAGGGCCAAGGTGCACCTGAGGTGCGCGCACGGGCAGTCCATCTCCGCGATCAGATTCGCGAGCTTCGGGACGCCTGTGGGCACCTGCGG